The DNA segment tcatcttcatccatggattagtacacagagcagttcaTACTTCAGTGATTTCTTAAGTGGTAATGCTCCGTCACgttttatatgtatatagtggatcctggactgaagcttgcAAGAGCAGCAAGAAAAGTCTAAACTCTAGTTGAAGCATATGTGATTATCCAGATGATTTCTGACAGGCTCATTAATGCAGTAGGTTTTTTCTTAGCAGCTATGTTTGACACAAGACTGGCTGCTAATCACAGTGTTAGAAGAAGGATGTCTTCAGTCCTTATTGCacaaatgtatgtttgttttttgaaatacAGGCCTTTATTTATGTCTTCCTTAAATACAATGACCTTTATTCCAAGTAGCAGCCAATGAGATCAAAGCACTGCCAGACGTGTCAGCACTGTGTCCGACGTTATGACCATCACTGCCCCTGGATTGAGAACTGTGTTGGTGAGAGGAACCACCGCTGGTTTGTGCTGTACCTAGCAGTccagctgctggtgctgctgtggGGGCTGCACATAGCCTGGTGAGTACAGCATTGTCACCAGTCATCTTTGCTGACAGATTTACGATGCAGCTGTAAAGCCTCTACAgatcttctctttccctcttgtttcCCCAGGACGGGTTTCAGTTACGCGCCCACCTGGCAGCTGTGGCTGCGTACCAATGGCATGCTGCTAGCTGTGGCTGTGCTGGTGGCCCTGCTGTCACTGATCGTGTTGCTTCTGCTTGGCTCCCACCTTTACCTGGTTTCCCTCAACATTACTACCTGGGAATTCATGTCGCGCCACCGCATCTCCTACCTCAAACACTGCGGTGCCGATGAAAACCCATTTGACCGCGGCAGCCTCCACAACCTTTGGGGTTTCTTCTGCGTGTGGGGCACAGTGGTGTGGGAGCAGGTGTACTTCAGGGAGGGCAGCGACCAAGTATAGGAACACATGACAAGCTGACTGAAAAGACTTGATTTCACTCATGAAAAACCTCTTGGGGACCACGTACATAACTACAATGATAGGGATAAACTATCCTTGTTACCTTTGTTGTTTACCTTTACATAGGCACTTGTGTTGTTGTGCCATAACTTTGCAACATTTCCCTTCTTCTTGAACATCTCCCAGTGACTCAGTACTGCAGTGGATTGCTTGCTTGTGTCGTCTTGCTGTGCTGTTTCATTCCACATGACTCTACATTTCCAGTTTATTTCCTCTTCTCCCCAAGTCATGGCTGCAACAGATTAAAAATAGTCTTGTGTTTTCCCAGGAATGAGATGACTGCTCCTAGTGAAAACCTCTATGTACAATGGGTTATTAGAACTGCTGCCATCTCTCCTTATTTCATCAAGTTTACAACCGTTCACCTATACTGTTTCCCTAAAACAGGCAGCTCCCCACATGCAGGCACTTTACCAACCCATTTTAAGGTTCTCAGTGAAGCTAGTCCTAAAGTCGTATTGACTCCATTTATGTTTATGCATCCACATCCCACTTGACCCTCACTCCTGCTTCTACTGAATCATTTATGTGAGTGAGTAGTTACAAGATCTCACCATGACGGTTACATGGTAAACCTGACTAATGGACTGTTAATACTATTGTTTGCTCCTGATACATGTCAAATTTGAGTAAGGAATGTTTGTTTTGGGGCATGGAGACTATCCTGATCTATGGTTAGTATGGTTTCTCTGTCCCGATGATCCTGATGAACACAAGTtggagaattttaaaaaaacattagtcATTTTTAGTATAgagtttttgttcttgtttcatGTGGTCAGTTGCTGTAATTGCTAAGTCTTATTTACTCTACACCGAGGCTTTACAGGGTCCACTTTCCTCAACAGCTTTCTCTTAGAAATAGCTGTCAGATCAAGTGAGAGAAACTATTTTTTGCAAACCTCAGTCGATTTGAAATATGAAGGTGTGAAAAACTTTACTGTATTGTTTCTAGAAATTAATCCAACTATGAAGTATAGGATGCTTTGACTTCTCATGGCATTTCAAActattttatattgtatatgtaatttttaaactattttaaacCAGAAATGTCTTCAATTTTTGTATGAGTGTTTTACTAGAGTAACTGGAAGAGTACTGCAGAGCAGGAGCTGAGAGTGAGGAGAACTGTTTGAGTGCAATAcatttgtggt comes from the Lates calcarifer isolate ASB-BC8 linkage group LG9, TLL_Latcal_v3, whole genome shotgun sequence genome and includes:
- the zdhhc12b gene encoding palmitoyltransferase ZDHHC12-B; translated protein: MFKNVFGSGFLVRTAHVILTWVITLILFLHDTELRKQEETGQLLQPVLFVLLVLVSVLLYFAVSLMDPGFILSDDSDLQFMLGVTEEQQDMIPPTTKSLRQRRCGHCLLQQPMRSKHCQTCQHCVRRYDHHCPWIENCVGERNHRWFVLYLAVQLLVLLWGLHIAWTGFSYAPTWQLWLRTNGMLLAVAVLVALLSLIVLLLLGSHLYLVSLNITTWEFMSRHRISYLKHCGADENPFDRGSLHNLWGFFCVWGTVVWEQVYFREGSDQV